The following DNA comes from Lentibacillus sp. Marseille-P4043.
CGCCAATAAATGTATTTCGCAAGTGAAAATTGAGCCACATCGCAATTTAATTTTGAGCCACTTACTTTTTAGTTATTTTTAATCCAATCTTCTGTTTCTCTCATTCGATAAGAAGTACCATTCATATTTAAAACGTGTGACTTATGAGTTAAACGATCCGTTAATGCTGCTGTTAATACGGCATCGTGGAAGATCTCTTGCCACTTTAAAAATGACAAATTACTGGTGATGATCGTTGACTTTCGATCTGCCCTTAAGGATAGATGGGAAAACAGTAATTCAGCTCCTTCTTTATCAAATGAGATATATCCTAATTCATCCAATATTACGAGATCATACTTTTCAAATTTTAATTCAAATGATCGTAATGTGCGTTCCGAGCGATGTTCCTTCAATTGATTAATAAAAGAAGGCACTGTCGCAAAGAAAACACGATATCCGGCTAAACATGCTTCCATTCCTAACCCAATAGCTAGATGCGTTTTACCGGTTCCAGGAGGGCCTGTCAAAATGACATTCCGGCCCTCTTTAATAAAGTATAGGGTTTTTAGGTCTGGTAGTTTTTGTTGCGCTGGCTTTGGTAATGCTTCTTCTACTAATTCATCTAACAATTTCTTTTGTGGAAAATTCGCAGCCCTAATTCGGTTTTGCTTTGCGCGAATTAATCGATCTGCTTTTTCCTGTGTTAATACTTGAAGTAATACATCATATGCCCGTTCTGGATGTTTAAAATTGCTAGAATCCTGAACCATTTTTCGAATGCTTGGTAGTCTTAAATCCTTACATAACTCAATTAGCTTTGTTTGTTGTTCCATTTCACACTACTCCTTCTGTTGTAT
Coding sequences within:
- the istB gene encoding IS21-like element helper ATPase IstB, with amino-acid sequence MEQQTKLIELCKDLRLPSIRKMVQDSSNFKHPERAYDVLLQVLTQEKADRLIRAKQNRIRAANFPQKKLLDELVEEALPKPAQQKLPDLKTLYFIKEGRNVILTGPPGTGKTHLAIGLGMEACLAGYRVFFATVPSFINQLKEHRSERTLRSFELKFEKYDLVILDELGYISFDKEGAELLFSHLSLRADRKSTIITSNLSFLKWQEIFHDAVLTAALTDRLTHKSHVLNMNGTSYRMRETEDWIKNN